The Miscanthus floridulus cultivar M001 chromosome 17, ASM1932011v1, whole genome shotgun sequence genome has a window encoding:
- the LOC136517893 gene encoding LOW QUALITY PROTEIN: uncharacterized protein (The sequence of the model RefSeq protein was modified relative to this genomic sequence to represent the inferred CDS: deleted 1 base in 1 codon) gives MAHCLAGSSSPPVTFLRCPPPDWESFSRRAVVQCSTSLSTPTMSEAKPSSAESSVLVQGGTAPLVCALQSTARQDVSCFHFPGHNRGKAAPSSLSKLIGSGAFLHDLPELPELDDLFSPRGVILDAQRQAAQLFGSSKTWFLVNGTTCGIQASVMATCSPGDYLIVPRNCHISVISALVLSGAVPKYIIPEYNSRWDIAGGMTPLQLDEAVKELEEDGKRLGAVLVTSPTYHGVCSNVEGIVSVCHPRGIPVIVDEAHGAHFRFHDSLPSTAIEQGADLAVQSTHKVLCSLTQSSMLHMAGDLVDVDKVSQCLQLLQSSSPSYLLLSSLDAARDQLSKNTNIFDEPLAIASETKDQLMRIPGISVLDLPCFASDFPAIDPLRITLSASDLQLLGYEADDILYEDHQIVSELVGTRTVTFAVNLGTRVQDIEKLVQSAKHLSEKYFFANSSKPMKENRVCGPLEKISVHMTPREAFFTKKRRVRIEDSLGEICGELICPYPPGIPVLIPGEVVTHDSLSYLMSVRHQGITISGAADAELNSILVCNL, from the exons ATGGCTCACTGCCTTGCCGGCAGCAGCAGCCCTCCCGTCACCTTCTTGCGCTGCCCCCCGCCTGACTGG GAATCTTTCAGTCGACGTGCTGTTGTACAATGTAGCACTTCATTGAGCACGCCAACAATGTCTGAAGCCAAACCTTCATCAGCAGAATCTTCAGTGCTTGTTCAAGGTGGTACCGCTCCTCTGGTTTGTGCACTGCAGTCAACTGCCAGACAAGATGTTTCCTGCTTTCACTTCCCAGGACACAACAGAGGAAAAGCTGCTCCATCTTCCTTGTCGAAACTTATTGGCTCAGGGGCATTTTTGCATGACTTACCCGAGCTACCTGAGCTTGATGATCTCTTCTCCCCAAGAGGTGTGATTCTAGATGCTCAGAGGCAAGCAGCTCAACTGTTTGGATCATCTAAAACTTGGTTCCTTGTCAATGGAACTACCTGTGGAATCCAGGCCTCAGTGATGGCTACCTGTTCTCCCGGCGACTACCTCATTGTGCCGCGAAACTGCCACATTTCAGTGATCTCTGCGTTGGTTTTATCTGGTGCGGTGCCTAAATACATAATACCGGAATATAATTCTCGGTGGGACATTGCTGGTGGTATGACCCCGTTGCAGTTGGATGAAGCAGTAAAAGAGCTGGAGGAGGATGGAAAGAGGCTAGGCGCTGTTCTTGTTACTTCACCAACCTACCATGGTGTATGCAGCAATGTGGAAGGTATTGTCAGTGTTTGTCATCCACGAGGCATTCCAGTTATAGTTGACGAGGCACATGGAGCACATTTCAGGTTCCACGACAGTTTGCCAAGCACGGCAATTGAGCAAGGTGCTGACCTAGCTGTGCAATCCACGCACAAGGTCCTGTGCTCACTTACACAGTCCTCAATGCTTCACATGGCtggagatcttgtggatgtagaTAAAGTAAGCCAGTGCCTTCAGCTCCTCCAGAGCTCGAGCCCGAGTTACCTCCTACTGTCATCTTTAGATGCTGCAAGAGATCAGCTGAGCAAGAACACAAATATATTTGATGAGCCATTAGCTATAGCATCGGAAACAAAAGACCAGCTGATGAGAATCCCAGGGATATCTGTTCTGGACTTGCCATGCTTTGCTTCTGATTTCCCTGCTATTGATCCATTGCGTATCACACTCAGTGCTTCAGATCTGCAATTATTGGGATATGAAGCCGATGACATTTTATATGAAGATCATCAAATTGTCTCTGAGCTCGTTGGCACACGGACAGTGACATTTGCAGTCAACTTAGGAACCAGAGTGCAAGACATTGAAAAACTTGTGCAATCTGCAAAG CATCTATCAGAAAAATATTTCTTTGCAAATAGCTCCAAACCTATGAAGGAAAATCGTGTGTGTGGCCCATTGGAGAAGATCTCTGTGCATATGACTCCAAGAGAGGCCTTCTTTACAAAGAAGAGGAGAGTGAGAATTGAGGACAGCCTCGGTGAAATTTGTGGTGAGCTAATATGCCCTTATCCACCTGGTATCCCAGTGCTGATCCCAGGCGAGGTAGTAACCCATGATTCATTGTCTTATTTGATGAGTGTCAGACACCAAGGCATCACAATCAGTGGAGCAGCTGATGCTGAGCTAAATTCCATTTTGGTGTGCAACTTGTGA
- the LOC136515122 gene encoding putative glutamine amidotransferase GAT1_2.1 — protein sequence MSSSGEYHLDLIVGYGAVPVIVPRVAGVHALLDSFEPIHSVLLCEGEDIDPSLYDSADAGTDGSLSPEQLEAVRRLHPSNAAIDHEKDSIELRLARRCLERNIPYLGICRSSQVLNVACGGSLYQDVEHELVGPDAVQHINYGNYDVGNRTGEDSRDSRAA from the coding sequence ATGTCCTCATCAGGTGAGTACCACCTGGACCTCATCGTGGGCTACGGCGCAGTGCCGGTGATCGTGCCGCGCGTGGCGGGGGTGCACGCGCTGCTGGACTCGTTCGAGCCCATCCACAGCGTGCTCCTCTGCGAGGGCGAGGACATCGACCCGTCCCTCTACGACTCCGCCGACGCCGGCACCGACGGCTCGCTCTCGCCGGAGCAGCTAGaggccgtgcggcgcctgcacccgAGCAACGCGGCCATCGACCACGAAAAGGACTCGATCGAGCTCCGCCTCGCGCGCCGCTGCCTGGAGCGCAACATCCCCTACCTGGGCATCTGCCGCAGCTCGCAGGTGCTCAACGTCGCCTGCGGCGGCTCGCTGTACCAGGACGTGGAGCACGAGCTGGTCGGGCCCGACGCCGTCCAGCACATCAACTACGGCAACTACGACGTCGGAAACCGCACGGGAGAGGATTCGCGCGACTCAAGagccgcgtaa